The Nitrospira sp. genome contains a region encoding:
- the mtnA gene encoding S-methyl-5-thioribose-1-phosphate isomerase, with product MVPTVEWKNGSVRLLDQTRLPEQVEFLDCRDYRTVADAIRTLKVRGAPAIGVTAALGVALGAQTIEAADYPTFAQEVHRICDDLASTRPTAVNLFWAIERMRRKLESLQAHPIASIKHALIGEAQAILEEDIELCKAMGRHGAKLILDGQTILTHCNAGSLATAGYGTALGVIRAAWEQGKKIKVIADETRPVLQGSRLTAWELMQDQIPVTLITDNMAGTLMKQGRIHLCVVGADRIAANGDVANKIGTYSVAVLAKAHNIPFYVAAPYSTIDLKTKSGEQIPIEQRNPSEVTMIHGSHPVAPRDVAVYNPAFDVTPADLITAIITERGVFKPREIGEHFTR from the coding sequence ATGGTTCCAACCGTTGAATGGAAAAACGGGAGTGTCCGTCTGCTCGATCAGACACGGCTTCCGGAGCAGGTGGAGTTTCTCGACTGCCGTGACTACCGGACAGTGGCGGATGCCATCCGCACGTTGAAGGTGCGTGGGGCACCGGCCATCGGCGTGACGGCCGCTTTGGGTGTTGCCCTCGGTGCTCAAACAATCGAAGCAGCGGACTATCCTACCTTCGCGCAGGAGGTCCACAGGATTTGCGATGATCTGGCTTCGACGAGGCCGACTGCGGTAAATCTCTTTTGGGCCATTGAACGGATGAGACGGAAACTTGAGTCGCTACAGGCTCATCCCATCGCATCCATAAAGCACGCACTGATTGGTGAAGCTCAAGCTATACTTGAAGAAGATATCGAGCTCTGCAAGGCCATGGGCCGGCATGGAGCCAAACTTATTCTAGATGGGCAGACGATTCTCACTCACTGCAACGCTGGTTCGCTTGCGACGGCCGGCTATGGAACAGCCTTAGGGGTGATCCGTGCTGCATGGGAACAAGGCAAGAAAATCAAAGTGATTGCCGATGAAACTCGTCCCGTACTTCAGGGTTCGAGACTGACGGCTTGGGAGCTGATGCAAGATCAGATACCGGTCACGCTGATTACCGACAATATGGCCGGGACACTTATGAAGCAGGGGAGAATCCATCTCTGTGTGGTCGGAGCCGATAGAATTGCGGCGAATGGCGATGTGGCCAATAAGATCGGGACCTATTCAGTCGCGGTGTTGGCCAAAGCGCACAACATTCCCTTCTATGTCGCGGCTCCGTATTCGACCATCGATCTGAAGACGAAATCCGGCGAGCAGATACCGATCGAGCAGCGGAATCCGTCAGAAGTGACGATGATTCACGGCAGCCATCCGGTCGCACCAAGAGATGTCGCTGTTTACAATCCGGCCTTCGATGTGACCCCAGCCGACCTCATTACCGCGATCATCACCGAGCGAGGTGTCTTCAAACCTCGTGAGATTGGTGAACATTTCACCAGATAA
- a CDS encoding B12-binding domain-containing radical SAM protein: MGHYKIGLIIPHPEDQKWDSVWKLFRTPNLNLPTLAALIPEDEWDIEIQDEIVGPLDFTRDYDLVFITVTTVVAIRAYEVARLFRERGAKVVLGGIHPSTMPDEAVQHADAVVIGEGELTVPRLIEDFKKGKMQPQYRMPYMVEKWDDKPPRWDLLPPGYMFRDALTATRGCNYRCTFCSIHLALGGGQYGFRKKPPADVVKLVEKMNGPMVMFWDDDLLSDPAYTRELCQAMKPLGKKWMSQMSATYVAHHPELLKTLKESGCSAMFMGIESINQDSLKSVDKQNQAKLYEEMIKRIHDQGIDIHAGFICGLDHEDVYDFERTAEWATKMGLAGALWRIMTPYPGTKQFAELKAAGRILTENWTAYTGEHVVYKPAKMTVEQLYWGHKWAKGQFYSFRSIGQRAVQRASQNGFGELLNITGCGLGYRSMFHLAADSAPVNVYRDMDHLPPQEEPIAYRFPYPPKKRFSFITDRLDQVRSKIQPRPRINKC, from the coding sequence ATGGGGCACTACAAGATCGGTCTCATTATTCCGCATCCCGAAGATCAGAAATGGGACTCGGTCTGGAAGTTGTTCCGTACACCCAATCTCAATCTCCCTACCCTCGCCGCGTTGATCCCAGAAGACGAATGGGACATTGAGATCCAAGACGAGATTGTCGGTCCCCTCGACTTCACTCGCGATTATGATTTGGTCTTTATCACCGTCACCACCGTCGTGGCCATCCGGGCTTATGAGGTCGCCCGACTCTTCCGCGAGCGCGGCGCCAAGGTGGTGCTCGGCGGTATTCATCCATCGACGATGCCTGATGAAGCGGTTCAGCACGCCGACGCAGTCGTGATCGGGGAAGGAGAGCTGACTGTGCCGAGGCTGATCGAAGACTTTAAGAAAGGCAAGATGCAACCGCAGTACCGCATGCCGTACATGGTAGAAAAATGGGATGACAAGCCGCCCCGCTGGGATCTTTTGCCGCCGGGCTATATGTTCCGCGATGCGCTGACGGCGACCAGAGGGTGTAATTACCGCTGCACATTCTGCTCTATCCATTTGGCTTTAGGCGGTGGTCAGTATGGGTTCCGGAAAAAACCACCGGCCGATGTTGTGAAGCTCGTCGAGAAGATGAACGGGCCGATGGTGATGTTTTGGGACGACGACTTGCTCTCCGATCCGGCCTATACACGAGAGCTCTGCCAGGCCATGAAGCCTCTCGGAAAGAAATGGATGAGCCAAATGAGCGCAACCTATGTCGCGCATCATCCCGAGTTGCTCAAGACATTGAAAGAGTCCGGTTGCTCGGCGATGTTCATGGGAATCGAATCCATCAATCAAGATTCACTGAAATCCGTCGATAAACAAAATCAGGCGAAGCTGTATGAGGAGATGATCAAGCGCATTCATGACCAGGGAATCGATATCCACGCAGGCTTTATCTGCGGCTTGGACCATGAAGATGTCTATGACTTCGAGCGCACCGCAGAATGGGCGACCAAGATGGGATTGGCAGGGGCACTCTGGCGCATCATGACTCCCTACCCCGGCACCAAGCAGTTCGCCGAACTCAAGGCGGCCGGCCGTATTCTCACCGAGAACTGGACCGCCTACACCGGCGAGCATGTCGTGTACAAACCGGCCAAGATGACCGTCGAGCAACTGTACTGGGGCCACAAGTGGGCCAAAGGACAATTCTATTCGTTTCGTTCCATAGGGCAGAGAGCCGTCCAGAGGGCATCCCAAAACGGCTTTGGTGAACTACTCAACATCACCGGCTGTGGGTTGGGTTATCGCTCCATGTTTCACCTGGCGGCGGACTCTGCGCCCGTCAACGTGTATCGGGATATGGATCACTTACCGCCTCAGGAGGAGCCGATCGCGTACCGGTTCCCCTATCCGCCGAAGAAACGGTTCAGCTTTATCACCGATCGCCTAGATCAGGTCCGCTCAAAGATCCAACCACGACCGCGGATTAATAAGTGTTGA
- a CDS encoding 6-phosphofructokinase: MPSSAATLNFVTLEKLVAYGEALMRLPRIGDPTLPPPAPASSDRIERAEAAMSAILSLVQRAHKGFADATEYQAARQTVIDQSCGGDALVFFATWNKLLAGGELAPLLRAPIGHSQKPTVRRPVAIVPRTQLTPQLAEGRILLDLGDDRFWLLPRDLGQRTLLFTMRHGVSQVESKTHRVGSRLANRLDPERGIVKADAVGMALARIIGVVGKQLDYLQVHNYLDPRTFIHLVSRSPNTTQLYHRVVAALAPGNSEVSAPQQADALESQDFGWATGIEKTAEVEAAARAFGVDEATAKKLIKHPLYSYPGGNSFFDTYVHVVDGVHRLASAHHGSVACLYTHSSTLRALVIFLDPRPFSEAFAEFGEYKEGQDNVVLLTYEHGQLSGYSTAVGLSQRERTERDAWLTVEKERRDRVTLKPKQIKRLVALVSGGDFAGGGAALKELRVTGNRFGLEVYFVRHGFLGLANNWIEKVSEQDTRMMGSRPSSPIGSSRFEDFKDQQVQQAAVRNLEPYLRDGALVVLGGDGSLRGARAMYEMFGVQVAGIPGTIDNNIRGTVSLGFHSALRLADQSIESLKATSSAMGSIFFVELMGAGSGHLALACAYQARAEGVLVNEHPDPDTYINDVILGTLKRSLGVPNKSHLFIVAERTPHQHHPDGGIHGLPDYVAREISKWPQVCPQPGHYPLTPATKATILGHTLRGAPPTPEDKAIAQQLAYETVRRLVEQPDDIVGCMVAYRESGSIETIPLHALTSKPFDWEIFSRMHGQETRMIDG, translated from the coding sequence ATGCCGTCTTCGGCCGCCACGTTGAATTTTGTCACGCTTGAAAAGCTGGTTGCGTATGGAGAAGCCTTGATGCGGTTGCCACGCATCGGCGATCCCACGCTTCCACCTCCGGCCCCGGCGAGTTCGGATCGAATCGAGCGGGCCGAAGCGGCTATGTCGGCCATCCTGTCGTTGGTCCAGCGCGCCCATAAGGGATTTGCCGATGCAACTGAATATCAGGCGGCTCGACAAACGGTGATCGATCAGAGTTGTGGCGGCGACGCGTTGGTCTTTTTTGCCACGTGGAACAAACTGTTGGCGGGGGGAGAGCTTGCACCGCTCCTCCGTGCCCCGATCGGACACAGTCAAAAACCAACGGTCCGCCGACCGGTGGCCATCGTTCCCCGTACACAACTGACACCGCAGCTGGCGGAGGGACGGATCCTCCTCGATCTCGGCGATGATCGGTTTTGGCTGCTGCCGAGAGATCTGGGGCAGCGGACGCTGCTCTTCACCATGCGGCACGGTGTCTCCCAGGTAGAGAGTAAGACGCATCGTGTCGGATCTCGGCTTGCCAATCGTCTGGATCCGGAGCGGGGGATTGTCAAGGCGGACGCCGTCGGAATGGCCTTGGCGAGGATTATCGGAGTAGTGGGCAAACAGCTCGACTATCTGCAAGTCCACAATTATCTGGACCCGCGTACCTTCATCCACCTGGTCAGCCGAAGCCCAAACACAACCCAACTGTATCATCGAGTGGTGGCCGCACTCGCGCCCGGCAATTCGGAGGTGTCTGCGCCGCAGCAAGCCGATGCTCTCGAATCGCAAGACTTCGGATGGGCGACCGGCATCGAGAAGACGGCCGAAGTTGAAGCCGCGGCACGGGCGTTCGGCGTCGATGAGGCGACGGCCAAGAAGCTCATCAAACATCCGCTCTACAGTTATCCGGGCGGCAATTCCTTCTTCGACACCTATGTGCACGTCGTAGACGGGGTGCATCGGCTCGCGTCTGCGCATCACGGTTCCGTCGCCTGTCTCTATACGCACAGTTCGACGTTGCGGGCGCTGGTGATTTTTCTCGATCCCCGGCCGTTCAGTGAGGCATTCGCCGAGTTCGGCGAATACAAAGAAGGGCAAGACAATGTCGTGCTGTTGACCTATGAGCACGGACAGTTGTCCGGCTACTCGACGGCGGTTGGGTTGTCGCAACGCGAGCGGACGGAACGGGATGCCTGGTTGACAGTGGAGAAAGAACGACGGGATCGGGTGACACTCAAGCCGAAACAGATCAAGAGGTTGGTGGCGCTTGTTTCGGGCGGCGACTTTGCGGGCGGCGGGGCGGCGTTGAAAGAGTTGCGGGTGACCGGCAACCGGTTCGGCCTGGAGGTCTATTTCGTACGGCACGGGTTTCTAGGGTTGGCCAACAACTGGATTGAAAAGGTCTCGGAACAGGACACGCGCATGATGGGCAGCCGTCCCAGCAGCCCGATCGGCAGCAGCCGGTTCGAGGATTTCAAGGACCAACAGGTACAGCAGGCAGCCGTCCGCAATTTGGAGCCGTATCTGCGCGATGGCGCCTTGGTGGTGCTGGGAGGCGATGGAAGTTTACGCGGCGCGCGTGCGATGTATGAAATGTTCGGTGTCCAAGTGGCAGGGATCCCCGGTACGATCGACAACAACATTCGCGGGACCGTCTCGTTGGGGTTCCACTCGGCCCTTCGGCTGGCGGATCAGTCCATCGAATCGCTCAAGGCCACGAGCTCCGCGATGGGCAGCATCTTCTTTGTCGAATTGATGGGTGCCGGGTCCGGTCACCTTGCGTTGGCATGTGCCTACCAGGCGAGAGCGGAAGGGGTATTGGTCAACGAACATCCGGACCCTGATACCTACATCAATGACGTGATTCTTGGAACCCTGAAACGATCGTTGGGTGTACCCAACAAGAGCCATTTGTTCATTGTCGCCGAGCGGACTCCCCATCAACACCACCCTGATGGAGGCATCCACGGATTGCCCGACTATGTGGCCCGTGAAATTTCGAAATGGCCGCAGGTCTGTCCGCAGCCGGGCCACTATCCGCTCACTCCCGCCACTAAAGCAACAATTCTGGGACATACGCTTCGTGGGGCCCCTCCGACACCGGAGGACAAAGCCATCGCACAACAGTTGGCGTACGAAACCGTGAGACGTCTAGTGGAACAGCCGGACGACATCGTCGGCTGCATGGTCGCTTATCGCGAGTCGGGCTCGATTGAAACCATTCCATTACACGCGCTGACTTCCAAACCCTTCGATTGGGAAATCTTTTCGCGCATGCATGGACAGGAGACTCGGATGATTGACGGTTGA
- a CDS encoding P-loop NTPase yields the protein MATLISVASGKGGVGKSIVSTNLALALAKTGRNVLLADLDVGGADAHIMFGELNPPVTLTDFLNKRVARLEEVAIPVTFHPNLRLIAGTGDTLATANMVYARKKRLMKHFQDLEADVVVIDIGAGTNYHSLDFFLMADIHLAVATPEPTSVLDLYRFIKLAAIRRVLACFLARSSMAEALSNRDFTSVEEVMEVADAADSEGRDAATSALQSFRPCLIINRVTGRSQVNVLYLRKILHEYVGGDLMLLGEIPDDPAVSQAVRKFLPVLEAAPESSAAKGLMAVSAAVERLVVACAGSGDTQKTQASEDGTNSLTTEVTLSFHSSNPSTPETPSSAYELRPPDCADPVENPSGLVA from the coding sequence ATGGCGACCCTCATCTCAGTGGCATCCGGCAAAGGCGGCGTGGGCAAGAGCATCGTTTCAACCAACCTTGCCTTGGCGTTGGCAAAGACCGGACGCAACGTTCTCCTGGCGGACCTCGACGTAGGTGGGGCCGATGCCCACATCATGTTCGGGGAGTTGAATCCACCGGTGACGCTGACGGATTTTCTGAACAAGCGGGTTGCCCGGTTGGAGGAGGTTGCGATCCCCGTGACGTTCCACCCGAACCTCCGCTTGATTGCCGGTACCGGCGATACCTTGGCAACAGCCAATATGGTGTATGCCCGTAAAAAGCGATTGATGAAGCACTTCCAGGATCTCGAGGCTGATGTGGTCGTCATCGACATTGGGGCCGGCACGAACTACCATTCCCTGGATTTCTTTCTCATGGCCGACATCCATTTAGCTGTGGCCACTCCAGAGCCGACCTCGGTACTGGACCTTTACCGATTCATCAAATTAGCTGCAATCCGCCGTGTCTTGGCCTGCTTTCTCGCGCGCAGCTCTATGGCTGAGGCGCTCTCAAACCGGGACTTCACCAGCGTGGAAGAGGTTATGGAGGTTGCGGACGCCGCCGACAGCGAGGGGCGCGACGCGGCCACCTCGGCATTACAATCGTTCCGTCCCTGCCTTATCATCAATCGCGTCACCGGCCGTTCTCAAGTCAACGTCCTCTACCTTCGCAAGATTCTGCATGAATATGTGGGCGGTGACCTCATGCTGCTCGGTGAAATCCCCGATGACCCGGCCGTGAGCCAGGCCGTTCGAAAGTTTCTGCCCGTCCTCGAAGCCGCTCCTGAGTCCTCGGCCGCGAAAGGTCTGATGGCTGTCTCTGCAGCAGTCGAGCGACTGGTCGTAGCATGTGCCGGAAGTGGCGACACGCAGAAGACACAAGCAAGTGAAGACGGGACGAATTCGCTCACGACGGAAGTGACTCTGTCTTTCCACTCTTCCAACCCATCGACGCCCGAGACCCCATCATCTGCGTATGAATTGAGGCCGCCTGACTGTGCAGATCCTGTCGAGAACCCCAGCGGGTTAGTCGCCTAA
- the pyk gene encoding pyruvate kinase, which produces MRRAKIVCTIGPASESPEILDRLIESGMNAARLNFSHGSHASHAVAIAAIRQTAARRGSAVAIIQDLQGPRIRVGLLQKDGIEVTSGQKVRLGTPVRSGEQGHAQNVVSPSIAEIPVTYPMLARDLRVGARVLINDGLIELLTDRIMDDAVECTVMTGGKITSSKGINLPDTAVSAPTLTKKDREDILFGIAQRVDYLALSFVRGPQDIDEARTLLAEYGSGIRIIAKIERPEAVASLDEILERADGVMIARGDLGVEMGPEAVPVLQKRIIAEANRRRRVVITATQMLESMTNAMRPTRAEASDVANAVFDSSDALMLSAETAIGAHPIETVQVMDRIIRAAEQEAEPNLILKRQTDLENLSFPEAICIAASSASKAVAARAIVAFSEGGATARLISKQRPSSLIIAFTPFEPVRQQMALYWGVRPYTMPQIEQTDARVEEAERRAKSEGLVKTGEKIVILSGTRVGQVGGTNLIKLHEVR; this is translated from the coding sequence ATGCGGAGAGCCAAGATCGTCTGCACCATCGGCCCGGCCAGCGAGTCACCTGAAATCCTCGATCGGCTGATCGAGAGCGGGATGAATGCCGCCCGATTGAACTTCTCGCACGGAAGCCATGCCTCGCACGCTGTTGCCATCGCGGCTATTCGTCAGACAGCGGCACGCCGTGGTTCGGCGGTGGCGATCATCCAGGATCTGCAAGGTCCCAGAATCCGAGTGGGGCTTCTCCAGAAGGATGGGATCGAGGTCACGTCCGGCCAGAAGGTACGCCTTGGTACACCGGTTCGGTCCGGTGAACAAGGGCATGCTCAGAACGTGGTCTCCCCTTCTATTGCCGAAATTCCAGTGACGTATCCGATGCTCGCGCGCGATCTTCGCGTAGGCGCTCGAGTCTTGATCAATGATGGGCTGATCGAACTGCTCACTGATCGCATTATGGATGATGCTGTGGAGTGCACCGTCATGACCGGCGGCAAGATTACTTCATCCAAAGGCATCAATCTGCCGGATACCGCCGTCAGCGCGCCTACGCTGACCAAGAAAGATCGGGAAGACATTCTATTTGGCATAGCACAGCGTGTGGACTATCTGGCGCTTTCCTTTGTGCGTGGCCCACAGGACATCGATGAGGCTCGGACGCTATTGGCGGAGTACGGAAGCGGCATCCGGATCATCGCCAAAATCGAGCGACCCGAGGCCGTTGCTTCATTGGACGAGATCTTGGAACGAGCAGACGGTGTCATGATCGCGCGTGGAGATTTAGGTGTGGAGATGGGTCCTGAAGCCGTGCCGGTCCTCCAGAAGCGAATCATTGCAGAAGCCAATCGCCGACGTCGCGTGGTCATTACCGCCACCCAGATGCTGGAGTCAATGACGAATGCCATGCGTCCGACCCGCGCGGAAGCCTCAGACGTTGCCAATGCCGTCTTCGACAGCAGCGACGCGCTTATGCTCTCGGCTGAAACAGCCATCGGTGCTCATCCGATCGAAACGGTCCAAGTCATGGATCGCATTATCCGAGCAGCAGAGCAGGAAGCCGAACCCAACCTGATCCTTAAGCGCCAAACCGACTTGGAAAACCTGTCTTTTCCGGAAGCCATCTGTATCGCTGCTTCTTCCGCGTCCAAAGCGGTGGCCGCACGCGCGATCGTGGCCTTCAGCGAAGGAGGAGCCACCGCCCGATTGATTTCGAAACAACGTCCGTCATCCCTCATCATCGCATTCACGCCGTTTGAGCCGGTCAGACAACAGATGGCGCTCTATTGGGGCGTACGCCCCTATACGATGCCACAAATTGAGCAGACCGATGCGCGAGTGGAAGAAGCGGAACGACGAGCGAAATCGGAAGGGCTGGTCAAGACCGGGGAAAAGATCGTCATCTTGTCAGGAACCCGCGTAGGGCAAGTAGGGGGGACTAATCTGATCAAGCTGCATGAGGTGAGGTAG
- a CDS encoding FecR domain-containing protein: MSIHRLFQGLVGISLMSVSSLAFASESTEKGIGFYTAVIGQVSVTHPSEPRALPVTLHDTVLFKDVIQTHNESRTRAFFQDDSMLTVGENSRVEINEYVYDPDQNVRRAIVKLMQGQVRALVSKVFKANGSKFEVHTPSAVAAARGTYFTVWVANGQSGIINIGEKGRVEFTSGGSTVAVDPGFFSIAEEGRAPSVPVPHHLGETTGSASRSTGNNVTTSVSTRVIDGGQEASSAQIGVRGVVEQMHVSSPVGLAEALRAVDLTTLRDAQLVELPAHALKALSVDANLLRSLTTLATLTPGSSGDNSGTTTTGTSGTLLNGSLTVGSVSVATWSASGGTISVGSLSVGSTTVSVAPLTSVVSTVVAPVVPVISTVVAPIAPVITTIVAPVAPVISPLVAPVTPLVTTVLTTPPAVISGTLSLLHQ; encoded by the coding sequence ATGAGTATACATCGATTGTTTCAGGGGTTAGTCGGAATAAGCCTGATGTCCGTTTCCTCCCTTGCCTTCGCCTCAGAAAGCACAGAGAAAGGCATCGGGTTCTATACGGCAGTCATTGGCCAGGTCAGTGTGACCCATCCAAGCGAGCCACGCGCTCTTCCGGTCACACTGCATGACACGGTTCTGTTCAAGGATGTGATCCAGACGCACAACGAGTCCCGCACAAGAGCATTTTTCCAGGACGACAGTATGCTGACGGTGGGAGAAAACAGCCGCGTCGAGATCAATGAATACGTCTATGATCCCGACCAGAACGTGCGGCGGGCGATCGTGAAGCTCATGCAGGGACAGGTCAGAGCATTGGTGAGTAAAGTGTTCAAGGCCAATGGATCGAAATTCGAGGTCCACACCCCTTCGGCGGTCGCGGCGGCACGAGGGACCTACTTCACGGTGTGGGTGGCAAACGGCCAGTCGGGGATCATCAACATCGGCGAAAAGGGGCGTGTCGAATTTACTTCGGGCGGATCCACGGTGGCCGTCGATCCCGGCTTCTTTTCGATCGCAGAAGAGGGCAGGGCGCCGTCCGTTCCGGTGCCGCATCATCTTGGCGAAACCACCGGCTCTGCTTCGCGGTCGACTGGAAACAATGTCACGACATCAGTCTCAACACGAGTGATCGATGGAGGCCAGGAAGCAAGTTCTGCTCAGATAGGTGTTCGCGGAGTCGTCGAGCAGATGCACGTGTCTTCTCCCGTTGGGCTGGCCGAGGCATTGAGGGCAGTTGATCTGACGACCTTGCGGGATGCACAACTCGTTGAATTGCCGGCACACGCACTTAAAGCGCTGAGTGTCGATGCCAATTTGTTGAGATCGCTGACCACCTTGGCCACGTTGACTCCTGGGTCTTCCGGGGATAACAGCGGAACGACAACGACCGGAACCTCCGGTACACTTTTGAACGGGTCTTTGACCGTCGGATCCGTTTCTGTGGCGACGTGGAGCGCTTCCGGTGGAACGATTTCTGTAGGATCACTTTCTGTGGGGTCCACGACCGTGTCCGTGGCTCCTTTGACGTCGGTGGTCTCAACGGTTGTGGCCCCGGTAGTCCCGGTGATCTCGACAGTTGTGGCGCCGATTGCTCCGGTTATCACAACTATTGTTGCGCCCGTTGCTCCCGTCATTTCCCCGCTCGTCGCTCCTGTGACACCTCTTGTGACTACAGTGTTGACGACCCCTCCTGCCGTCATCAGCGGCACTCTCAGTTTGCTGCACCAATAA
- a CDS encoding tetratricopeptide repeat protein → MQRRSGFANGIGALCVCVIWFAIKPVTWAQIPNETYDFSITKGVVEFGRGHYEQAADFFEQARRAMPNDAEAAEYLGQTWLRLKKYREAEALFQNLTIGETVRAQSWLGLAIAQSQLGKYREALESLEHAQQLDPQNPLVYFYQGVVSHELKSFNQSSALFSRAMALSPDLTPTVRYYTGMSYYERGLLDQAQKELEAAISAGGPESELARTARAILQQRSAVPKGVKQWDLSLSASGQYDTNVVLLPLGVQPPGGTTGISQRDDFRTTIYARGEYRPIQTSLWTAGVAYGFYQSFHQQLTAFDIQDHAPSVFVQRQLGMVTARLQYAFDYVRVGQDPFLFTHAIQPIITFAESNSLFTQIQIRYQNKNFQDDRFIGNSFRDGTNWLAGITQYVYFSDGTGHVRMGYTFDTDRTGGGSPSVATPGVQSHADWAYMAHRLSVGLSLPEFWTIRSTFAFDYYHLDYDNPNSFSSNGMIKRRDNIMFVTASIGRRLTDWLSISADYNYTRDQSNLQVFDYNRNVFSLTLSSRF, encoded by the coding sequence ATGCAACGACGAAGTGGATTCGCGAACGGTATTGGGGCCCTCTGCGTGTGCGTGATATGGTTCGCGATCAAACCCGTTACCTGGGCCCAGATTCCGAATGAAACCTATGATTTCAGTATTACCAAAGGGGTGGTCGAGTTCGGACGTGGACACTATGAGCAAGCTGCAGATTTCTTCGAGCAAGCCCGTCGGGCCATGCCGAACGATGCAGAGGCGGCTGAGTACCTTGGACAGACATGGTTACGCCTGAAGAAGTACCGTGAAGCCGAGGCGTTGTTCCAGAACTTGACGATCGGCGAGACCGTACGCGCTCAATCTTGGCTGGGACTCGCCATCGCGCAGAGCCAACTTGGGAAATATCGCGAGGCACTGGAATCACTGGAACACGCTCAACAGCTTGATCCTCAAAATCCGCTCGTCTACTTTTATCAAGGCGTCGTTTCCCACGAACTGAAATCATTCAACCAGTCGTCCGCCCTCTTCTCGAGGGCCATGGCGCTCAGCCCGGATCTGACGCCGACAGTCCGCTATTACACAGGAATGTCGTACTATGAACGAGGTCTGCTTGATCAGGCTCAGAAAGAACTGGAAGCAGCCATTTCGGCGGGGGGGCCTGAGTCCGAACTAGCCCGCACCGCCCGCGCGATCCTGCAGCAACGGTCCGCCGTTCCCAAGGGAGTCAAACAGTGGGATCTGAGCCTCAGCGCCAGCGGCCAGTATGATACCAACGTGGTGTTGCTTCCTCTCGGCGTTCAGCCGCCCGGCGGCACGACCGGAATTTCCCAGAGAGACGACTTCCGCACGACCATCTATGCGCGCGGTGAGTATCGGCCGATTCAGACATCCCTTTGGACAGCCGGCGTTGCGTACGGCTTTTATCAGAGCTTCCACCAACAATTGACCGCGTTCGACATCCAGGATCACGCACCGTCCGTTTTCGTTCAGCGGCAGCTTGGGATGGTCACGGCCCGGCTGCAGTATGCTTTCGACTACGTGCGGGTCGGCCAGGATCCGTTTCTCTTCACCCATGCGATACAACCCATCATCACTTTCGCGGAGAGCAACAGCCTGTTTACCCAAATTCAGATCCGGTATCAGAATAAGAACTTCCAGGACGATCGCTTCATCGGAAACTCTTTCAGAGACGGGACCAACTGGCTGGCAGGTATCACGCAATACGTCTATTTTTCTGACGGGACCGGACATGTTCGGATGGGATACACATTCGATACGGACCGTACAGGCGGCGGGAGTCCGTCGGTCGCGACACCCGGCGTGCAGTCCCACGCCGATTGGGCGTATATGGCGCATCGTCTGTCGGTCGGATTGAGCCTGCCGGAATTCTGGACCATTCGATCGACGTTCGCATTCGATTACTACCATTTGGACTACGACAACCCGAATTCATTCTCCTCCAATGGGATGATCAAACGGCGCGACAACATCATGTTTGTCACTGCGTCAATCGGCAGACGTCTCACCGATTGGCTCTCGATTTCAGCCGACTACAACTACACGAGGGATCAATCCAATCTGCAAGTCTTCGACTATAACCGCAACGTGTTTTCCCTTACCCTCAGTAGCCGATTCTAG